ACGGCGACGCGGACCGCTGCTTCGTCGTGGACGAGCGGGGCGCGGGCGTCTCCCCGTCGGCGATCACCGCCCTGGTGGCGGCCCGGGAACTGGCCCGCAACGGCGGCCGGGGGACGGTCATCCACAACCTGATCTCCTCCCTCTCGGTCCCGGAGGTCGTACGCGAACACGGCGGCACCCCGGTCCGCACCCGGGTCGGCCACTCCTTCATCAAGGCGGAGATGGCCGCACACGGCGCGATCTTCGGCGGCGAGCACTCCGCGCACTACTACTTCCGCGACTTCTGGAACGCCGATACGGGCATGCTCGCCGCCCTCCACGTCCTGGCCGCACTCGGAGGCCAGGAGGGACCCCTCTCGGCCCTGGTGTCCCAGTACGACCGCTACACGGACTCGGGCGAGATCAACTCCACGGTCGACGACCAGCAGGCCCGCACCGAAGACGTACGGGCAGCGTTCGCCACCCGCGAGCACGTGACCACCGACGACCTGGACGGCCTCACGGTCACCTCCCCGGACTGGTGGTTCAACCTCCGCCCCTCCAACACGGAACCCTTGCTGCGCCTGAACGTCGAGGCGGGCGACGAGGAGACGATGACGGCGGTACGCGACGAGGTCCTGACGCTGATCCGCAAGCCTTCCGCCTCATCTTGAGCTTTCTGCCCCTCCGGCGTTCCTTTTCAGCCCCTCCGGCGTTTGAGGAGCGGGGTCCGGGGCGGAGCCCCGGTTACGGGAAGGGGCGGGTAGGGGACAAGGACCGCCGCAGGCGCACCCCACCCACCCCGCCCCCGCCCCACCCCCCTCCGCCCCGCCCCGGCGCCCCGCACCCCCCGCCGCCCCGCCGGGGTGGCCGGGCCGCGCCCCCGCCACCCCAGCGGTAGGCTGACCTCGCCCGATCCACGCGGCACGAACAAGATCAACTGAACAGCCGGAACACGCACACGCACCACCCACTCCGCGCCCGACCGCCGGACCGCCCGAAGGGACCCACCCCATGCCGCTCGAAGCCGGCCTCCTGGAGATCCTGGCCTGCCCGGCCTGTCACTCCCCCCTCGACGACCGGTCGGCGGCCGACAGCCCCGAGCTGATCTGCACCGGCACGGACTGCGGCCTGGCCTACCCGGTACGGGACGGCATCCCCGTCCTCCTCGTCGACGAGGCCCGCCGCCCCGCGTAACCCCGGCCCCACCCCGCACGGTGATCGGCACGTGATCGGAGGACCGTCCCCATGCTCGACGAGTCGTTGCTCGACGCCCCGGAGGCCCTGGCCCGAGCCGACCGCCGCGGCCTGCTCCGCGGCGCTGCCGAAGCCGGGGCCCGGGTTCGTACCGCAGCCCGCCACGCGACGGAGGCCGGGATCAGCGAGCTGAACCCGGAGGGCCGCCCGCGCGCCGTCCTGGTCGCAGGTTCCGGCACCGCCGCATCCGGCGTCGCCGACCTGATCGCGGCCCTGGCCGGGGCCTCCGCCCCGGTCACGCGTATCCACCCGACCGGCGTCGCCCCCGCCGCAGGCGCGATGCGATGGACGCTGCCCGGCTGGGCCGGCTCCGTCGACCTGCTCCTCATCGCCACGGCGGACGGGTCCGAACCGGGCCTCGCCCTCCTCGCCGAACAGGCGTACCGCCGCGGCTGCACCGTCGTGGCCGTGGCGCCCCGGCAGTCGCCGCTGCGCGAAGCGGTCGACGGGGTGCACGGCCTCGTCGTCCCGATGGCCTCCGCCCCGCACGGCGAGTACGACGCCGAGACCTCGGCCGCCGGCCCCGGCACCCTCTGGGCCCTGTTCACCCCGCTGCTCGCGCTCCTCGACCGCGTCGGCCTGGTCACCGCGCCCCCGGAGGCGCTGCAGAGCGTCGCCGACCGCCTGGACCGCACGGCGGAGCGCTGTGGACCGGCGATCGCCACGTACAGCAACCCGGCCAAGACCCTCGCCGCCGAACTCGCGGACAGCCTGCCCCTCGTCTGGACGGAGGGCGACGCCGCGGGCCCGGTCGGGCGCCGGTTCGCCGCGGTCCTGGCCGAACTCTCCGGCCGCCCGGCCCTCTCGGCCGAACTCCCCGAGGCGCTCCCCGCCCACGGTGCCCTGCTGGCGGGGGCCTTCGCCGCCGGGGCCGACCCGGACGACTTCTTCCGCGACCGGGTCGAGGACTCCGAAGCCCTTCACGCCCGCGTCGTCCTGCTCCGCGACCGCCCCACCGGCGGCCTGAGCGCAGCCCCCGCGGCGCGCGAACTCGCCCTGGGCCACGACACGGCGATCAGCGAACTGGAGCCGGAGGAGGGCACCAGGCTCGAAGCCCTCGCCGAACTCCTCGCGGTCACCGACTTCGCCGCCGTCTACCTGGCCCTCGCCTCGGCAGCCCGCGCCTGAACCACGGCACCACACCGCGCACTTACCACCACACCGCGCACTTACCACCACACCGCGCACGCAGCACCACACCGCGTACACAGCTCAACGCATGCACTCAGTTCAACGCACGCACTCAGTTCAACGCCACACATCTCACAAGGCACGAGGACGATTTCCATGGACCGGCTCTCCAACACCGTGCGCCCGTACGCCTGGGGCTCCACCACTCTCATCCCGACCCTGCTCGGCGTCGCCCCCACCGGCGAGCCGCAGGCGGAGATGTGGATGGGCGCCCATCCCGGAGCCCCTTCCCGGATAACCCGCACCGGTGCCGCGGACGCCACTGCGGCAGCCCCCGCGGAACAAGCCCTCACCGATGTCATCGCCGCCGACCCGACCGGCGAACTCGGTCAGGCCGCCGTCGAGAAGTTCGGCCCCCGACTGCCCTTCCTCCTCAAACTCCTCGCCGCCGGAGCCCCGCTCTCCCTCCAGGTCCACCCCGACCTCGCCCAGGCACAGCAGGGTTACGCGGACGAGGAGCGCCGGTCCGTCCCGATCGACGCTCCCCACCGCGTCTACAAGGACGCCAACCACAAGCCCGAACTGATCTGCGCGCTCACCCCCTTCGACGGCCTGTGCGGCTTCCGGCGCCCCGTCGAGGCGGCCGAGGCGATGGAGGCGCTGGGCGTCGACTCCCTCAAGCCGTACGCCGATCTGCTGCGCGCCCACCCCGAAGAGGCCGCCCTGCGCGAGGTCCTCACGGCGATCCTCACCGCGGACCCGGCACAGATGGCGGACACGGTGACGGCCGTGGCGGCCGCCGCCGAACGGATCGGCGGCAGCTACGCCCCGTACGCACGCGCCGCCCACCACTTCCCGGGCGACGCCGGCGTGGTCGCGGCCCTGCTGCTGAACTACGTACAACTCCAGCCCGGCGAGGCCCTGTTCCTCGACGCCGGAGTCCCGCACGCCTACTTCGGCGGCCTCGGCGTCGAAATCATGGCGAACTCGGACAACGTGCTGCGCTGCGGACTGACGCCCAAGCACATCGACGTGCCCGAACTGCTCCGCATCGTCCGCTTCGAGGCGACCGACCCGGGAATCCTGCGGCCCGAGGCATCCCCGTCCGGCGAGGAGCTGTACGAGACGCCGGTCGACGAGTTCCGGCTTTCCCGCTTCGACCTCTCGCCGGGCGCCGCCCCCGTCGACCTCACCGCGGCCACGCCCCAGATCCTGCTCTGCACGGCGGGTGCGCCGAAGGCCGGTGAGATCGGCCTCGTACCGGGAGACTCGGTGTTCGTACCGGCCGGAGAGAAGGCCGAAGTGTCCGGTGCGGGCACACTGTTCCGCGCCACTGTGGTGGCCTGACGTACCGTCCGCATCAGCGACTGCAACAATGTCCGGCCGTACCGCGGCCGCCGGAGCCGCAGCACCGAACGAAGGGACACCAGGCACCCATGAGTGCGTCAGGCGGAACCAAGGCGATCGTGGCGGCACTCGGCGCCAACCTCGCGATCGCAGTGGCCAAATTCGTGGCGTTCCTGTTCAGTGGCTCGTCGTCGATGCTCGCGGAGAGCGTCCACTCGCTCGCCGACTCGGGCAACCAGGGACTGCTGCTGCTCGGCGGCAAGAAGGCCAAGCGCGAGGCCACCCCCCAGCACCCCTTCGGGTACGGGCGCGAGCGCTACATCTACGCCTTCCTCGTCTCCATCGTCCTGTTCTCGGTCGGTGGCATGTTCGCGGTGTACGAGGGCTACGAGAAGATCAAGCACCCGCACGAGATCGAGGCCTGGTACTGGCCGGTCGGCGTTCTGATCTTCGCGATCATCGCCGAGAGCTTCTCCTTCCGTACGGCGATCAAGGAGTCCAACGAGACCCGCGGCTCGCTCTCCTGGACCCAGTTCGTCCGCCGTGCGAAGGCCCCGGAACTCCCCGTCGTCCTGCTGGAGGACCTCGGCGCGCTCATCGGCCTGATCCTCGCGCTCGCCGGCGTCGGCCTGGCCCTCGGCACCGGCAACGGTGTGTGGGACGGCATCGGCACCCTGTGCATCGGCATCCTGCTGATCGTCATCGCGATCGTCCTGGCCGCCGAGACGAAGTCGCTGCTGCTCGGCGAGGCCGCCGGTACCGACCAGGTCGAGAAGATCAAGGCCGCGGTCGTCGACGGCGAAACCGTCACCGGCGTCATCCACATGCGTACACTCCACCTCGGCCCTGAGGAACTGCTGGTCGCCGCCAAGATCGCGGTCCAGCACGACGACAGCGCC
This genomic interval from Streptomyces sp. NBC_00464 contains the following:
- a CDS encoding cation diffusion facilitator family transporter; its protein translation is MSASGGTKAIVAALGANLAIAVAKFVAFLFSGSSSMLAESVHSLADSGNQGLLLLGGKKAKREATPQHPFGYGRERYIYAFLVSIVLFSVGGMFAVYEGYEKIKHPHEIEAWYWPVGVLIFAIIAESFSFRTAIKESNETRGSLSWTQFVRRAKAPELPVVLLEDLGALIGLILALAGVGLALGTGNGVWDGIGTLCIGILLIVIAIVLAAETKSLLLGEAAGTDQVEKIKAAVVDGETVTGVIHMRTLHLGPEELLVAAKIAVQHDDSATEVANAINAAESRIREAVPIARVIYLEPDIYNAAAAAAGVNPAKQLGGAAADGTPGDVPDNPADPTESGH
- a CDS encoding Trm112 family protein; this translates as MPLEAGLLEILACPACHSPLDDRSAADSPELICTGTDCGLAYPVRDGIPVLLVDEARRPA
- the manA gene encoding mannose-6-phosphate isomerase, class I; translation: MDRLSNTVRPYAWGSTTLIPTLLGVAPTGEPQAEMWMGAHPGAPSRITRTGAADATAAAPAEQALTDVIAADPTGELGQAAVEKFGPRLPFLLKLLAAGAPLSLQVHPDLAQAQQGYADEERRSVPIDAPHRVYKDANHKPELICALTPFDGLCGFRRPVEAAEAMEALGVDSLKPYADLLRAHPEEAALREVLTAILTADPAQMADTVTAVAAAAERIGGSYAPYARAAHHFPGDAGVVAALLLNYVQLQPGEALFLDAGVPHAYFGGLGVEIMANSDNVLRCGLTPKHIDVPELLRIVRFEATDPGILRPEASPSGEELYETPVDEFRLSRFDLSPGAAPVDLTAATPQILLCTAGAPKAGEIGLVPGDSVFVPAGEKAEVSGAGTLFRATVVA
- a CDS encoding SIS domain-containing protein; amino-acid sequence: MLDESLLDAPEALARADRRGLLRGAAEAGARVRTAARHATEAGISELNPEGRPRAVLVAGSGTAASGVADLIAALAGASAPVTRIHPTGVAPAAGAMRWTLPGWAGSVDLLLIATADGSEPGLALLAEQAYRRGCTVVAVAPRQSPLREAVDGVHGLVVPMASAPHGEYDAETSAAGPGTLWALFTPLLALLDRVGLVTAPPEALQSVADRLDRTAERCGPAIATYSNPAKTLAAELADSLPLVWTEGDAAGPVGRRFAAVLAELSGRPALSAELPEALPAHGALLAGAFAAGADPDDFFRDRVEDSEALHARVVLLRDRPTGGLSAAPAARELALGHDTAISELEPEEGTRLEALAELLAVTDFAAVYLALASAARA